ATATGCTAAAGTTTCAAACAAGCAATAACCCTGCCTAATGTTTTAATGCAGTGCCAAGAACAACCAAATGGTAACTCCACAATAAAGTATTCAACAGCACCTTTATTTCTGAACATAATATGTATTGCATGCTAAAATCAGTAAACAAATGTTAGGGAGAGAGGTTCAAATTTAAAGATATTAAGGAATATGCAGAAAGACATTATTGGTGTTAAGGAGTTTAGGCCAAAATATTATTGAATGGTTTAAACTATTAGATTAGGTAGTTCACATaattccatgatatcaaagaggtTAAGTCTCACAGCCACCACAAGAAAAAGAATATCTACACCTTTATTTCTGAACATAATATGTATTGCATGCTAAAATCAGTAAACAAATGTTAGGGAGAGAGGTTCAAATTTAAAGATATTAAGGAATATGCAGAAAGACATTATTGGTGTTAAGGAGTTTAGGCCAAAATATTATTGAATGGTTTAAACTATTAGATTAGGTAGTTCACATaattccatgatatcaaagaggtTAAGTCTCACAGCCACCACAAGAAAAAGAATATCTACACCTCTAGGCTCTATCCCAAGCTAGTGGCTCACAGATCTACACCTCTAGGCTCTATCCCAAGCTAGTGTCTCACAGCCAGTCAGCCACACATTTACAAAATAGACATGCTTGGcccggaaaaaaaaaaagaactggGCTCGCACATTAGCGATGATGTTGCAGATTTTAGATAAATAATCCTCTCTAACTATTGGAAAGTAAGATGAATTGGTTCACATGGTTAACAGTATGAAGCATTGTAATCTTAAGTTTAGAGTTCTATGTATCTATTCTTTCATATGCAGGTTGAAATTATCATTGTCCTTGAAATTAGGCATAAAGTAGAATTAGTGACCTTTACTTCAAAAAGTGTATCTTCTAGGTCCATATAAAATTTCATAAAATCACATAATTCGAAAAGGTAAATTCCTACTGAAAAGTCATCCTATTTGAACATTGCCAACGGCACAGATATTCTGCACTATATATTAACCTCTACACCTATGCTTTCCTATTTAACATTTGACGTGCATGAAGAAATTCATGAAAAGCCATTAAGTTTTACATTACAGAAATGACAAAGAAAGGAGCCTAAATCCTCCTTTATACTTTAGAAAAGAACAAAAGGTAGACAAGGTACAAGAATTTAAATCATAAAGTTATAATCCTAGTGAAAGTGGAGAAGTGTTTCATACCTTGACAAAAGGAGAATCCACCAGAAGATGAGAAGCAACGGTTGGAGATGATATTAAGGATCCATCATACATCTCCTTTGAAGCCCAGCTAGCTATGGCATTGTTCATTCTGTACTGTGTTGTTAACTTTGTAGACAGCATCCCGTCATGCAAACTTGCTGCCCTCTCCAGTAGGGAAACTCCAAGACCACCTTCTAACGCTTTTCTAGAAAGGATCACAGGAGCAAGTTGGAATTGATCTCCTGCGAGAATACAACGCTTTCCGAGCAATATCGGTATCCAACATGATGGTTCAATTGCTTGGCCAGCTTCATCTATAATAACCAAATCAAACGTGTCCAGCCGCCTAATTAGTGGATCAGCTGCCCCAATGTTTGTTGCAAGCACAACCTGAGCACTTGATAAGATTTCTTTCACAGTTTCCTTCTCTTCCCTCTTGATGGACTTTCCAAGCTGTTTCAGAAGTTGACGTATACCAGCAGCCAAAGAATCATCCTTAAGACAATATCTCAGGTCTCTTCTAAGATCTGACTTCTTCCTCTCAATCTCTGCTCGGAAATCAGCCAGCTCGGTATTCACAATTTCAGTCAAAGATTTTGAAGCTACAGCAGGGGATATACGTGCAGGATTTCCAACACGAACAATGTTGAGTCCGATATCAGACAACTTTTCAACCATGTTGTCGACAGCTGCATTCGTAGGTGCAGTTACAAGCACCCTTTCACCTTGTTTAACAGCTAGAGAAATCAATTCCTTCAGCATACCGGTCTTCCCTGTGCCAGGAGGCCCTTGAATTATCATAATAGGTCGATTCTTGTTTAAACCTAATGCAATTGCTTTTCTCTGGGAAGTGTCAAATGATTTTCTGTCTGTGGAATCCGGAAGTTCTACTTCAGACCAGTCTGCCATGCCATTCTCCTCGAGCCACGCTAGGTCTTCTTTATCTCCAAAAAGTGTAGCTACCACAGCTACTGAAGGATTTTTCTTCTGGAACCCTTTCTTCTGAAGCATCATTAAGGCTTCACAATTGCGCTGCCAAAAAGAAAGGGGTGAATACCACATTCTAAGATAGATAATTTTCTTCTCAAGCTTGATTAGAAGACAAGAATTCTCAAAAGATGCTGTAACATTTCACTAATTCTACAGAATATAATGTTTTACTCCATCTAAGATTTGTAAAGACGCAAGAAATCTAAAACCTTTTTATACAAAATTACTCTATTACGATATGAATAATACTGACCCAAGGAGGACAGAAGTTACCATAAAACATTCGGCAACACCTATCAAAAATCAATATTGCAAACATCTTGTACCAAAGATAAACAACCTCTTTACTCCCtcggggtaagggtaaggtctgcgtacacactaccttccctagaccccacttgtgggattgtactgggtcgttgttgttgtaccAAAGATAAAGAGCCAAATCAAACATAATCCTCTACCAGAAAGCATAGCATGAAATGATAATACTAGAATAACataaagaagaaagtgaaaaaagAGAAATGGTGAAGGCACTTAGAACATTATGAGAACAAAAAGCACGACATGCATTGTTGATTCTACAGTATCAATCACCAAAGCAGTCCTAGTGGCAGAAGGTCATTCAAGATTTATAAGCATTTGCTGATACATAGGTTTTCCAAAGTTATACCTGAACCTTGGAAATGAAGTATGAGCTTCTTGCTACTACTTGTATACATGAGGTTCTCCCAAATCAACTAAATAATTGCTTTTACAAAATCAAATCTATGAGCTTCTTAGGTTTTTCAAAGTTAGGCCTAAAACTTGGAAATGAAGTATGAGCTGCTCTAAAAAAGTAGAACTTAGGCAATTTATGTCCAGTCTCTCTGCCCGCTAAGCGAAGAGGATCAAACTATACACTTGCGTTACCACAGGTCTTGCCACATGCAACAATGATTTATGGAGAAGAACCTTTTAATCAAGGAAAATTCAATAATTAAGAACACTTCCACAGCATAGCTTCATTCAGAAGAACATGGAACAGCAAGCTTAACCTCAATTCTTTGCTTTCAAAACCATAAGACAAATGTAGAGGATCACCAGTGGAGTGTGCATTTCCCTCCTAAGATCTACCAAGAAGAAGAATTGGGACGTCGAAGGGACTTGGTAGACCCCTTACAGTTTTTACTCATTTAAATTAATTAGGTTAATCGCATACTTAAATTATTTCTGCTTATAACCTAACCATTTAGTTTCACCTTTCCACATAGCTTTACACATTTACTTTTCAATATGATTGTAACAAGAAATATAACCAGGCAGAATTGAAGGACCGAAATATACCTCATATGTGAGTGCATCAGCCAATCCTTGAATGCGATCAATGCGCACATTTTTCCCAAAGAGCTTGGAAAAGGTAGAATCTCCATGAAGCGACTCAAGAGCCAAACTGATGCTACGTCCATCCTCCCCCAGATTATGCACAAATCCTTGCATGCAAGAAGTTGCGCCAGCTCCTCTACTATCACATGTTCTGACACAAACCATGTCCCCAGGTGAGAGGTTAGTTGGAGGCAATCTGTGATTTCCCTCCAATTTGAACAACACTAAATGCATTCCACCTAATCCTGTGCGTTGGTAAAGACAAAAACATGTCCCAATTCAATGAAGGTAATTCACACTGGCAAACATCCATGTTGTGAGAGAAAGTTATTTCACCTATAGACGTGCTAACTGCAGTCAGATTGCAGATAGTATCACACAGTTCCTGCTCGGGCTGAGCATGGCTAACCAAGAATTCAAATGGTTTCTGTTCCTCGGAATTTAAGACAGGTGCAGGGACAGCATTCAACTCCTCCTGAGTGAACTCCAACTCAGAATCCCTTTCGATACGAAGCAAATCTGACATCCGATTGGTGAAATCATCAATCCTACTCTGCATGGCTTTGGCTTTCTCGAGGTCCATTCCCATTACACCAGGAACAAATTTTGGTTGAGAAGTCTTCCTTGCAATGGCTTTATGCTGAGCTGCAAGCAAACAGCGTCAGGAAAAACAAGCTCATCAATCTGAGAACCCATAGTCAgagtagaaaaaaataaaaaatgcttTTCCTTTGTCGATCTATATAAAAATCTTATCTTCCTTGATGTCCTAAATAGTTTGACACCATTCTATTGATAATATTGCTTTATACAACTTCCAAGAATCCGATACTCCCTCCAATCCATTTTATAAGATGCTCTTTCCTTTTTGGTCTATTTCAAGAAGATTGACACTTTCTTATATTAAAGCTATGTGATTTTAACAGTGTCATTTAACCCTTGATGAAATGCCCTTATAGGAATGACATGACATGATGCAGACACAAGAATTTAGGAGTATTGAATTGTTATATATTTACCTTATGTATCAAGCCTTTCTTTTGCTTCAAAAACTCTATGTCCAGTCATACATCATCATATAAAATGAAACACAAAGAGTAGGTTTTCAATGATTAATCCTTTCTTTCACTACTATACTACGACTATTAATATAACATAAACCTTCCAGACAAACATGTCATATAACATGAGTCCAAATGGAGTAAATTTCAGGGGGTTACCTGAAATGGCAAGATCCTTGAGAAGCTTCCACGACTCAGTATCGCGCCAATCTTGGACCAAAGATTTACGCTGAAGGTTCTGAAGAACGTCCCTTAGCTCGCGCTGGAAGTTGTCGAAGAGGGTAGGATAATGAGTACAGGCCTTCAAACAAATAGCTTCAAGACCAAGAGGCATAGGTATAGCATTAAGATAAGGCTGAGCTTGAATAACAAAAGTCAATCCTGGTTCCATTCTCTGTTTAACCTCAGTAAACTCTCCCTGCATCTCTGCTGTAGCAAAATCTGTAGCCATAGCTTTCATCCCTTGTGATATCCACCTCACAACACACTTACCCAAATCTTTACGCCCCATTGGGTCACCATTTTCATTCAATGCTCGCACGTTAACCGGCCCACTATCCCTCTCCTCTTGTGAACATTCTTGGTTTTTCTCTGTCTTTTTTCCCAATGACCCTTTTGTTGTAACTGAAGGAATATCACTAGTTTTAACATTCTTGGGTTTTCTTCTCCTGGGACTGAGGGACTTAGTGCCACTACTTGAGCTGGCTTGAATATTGTAATTTGGGAAAGATATGGAGGAATCAAGAAAGATGCGATTTTTGGGGTTGGAAAGAGTAACAGAgccaaagaaagaagaaagattgGATCTTTTTTTATAGAAGCGGAGAGTGAGGCAGCTTGGAGCTAAAGTGGAGATGCTGCCACAGGAATTGCATAAAGATTCCATCTTTAGTAGTTTCACTTGCATCCTGAACTCAGAAAATACTCAGATCAGAATGTCATTGATGAAgtagaaaaaaaaatcaagataTCTAGGGATGGAGGCAGTTAATATAGGAGATTAAGATACAAGTGAAGATTTTTAGGGTAAATGGTGTCGTGGTGAAAGGAGAGGCTGTGAAAGCAATGGAAAGTCGTTATCTAAGAAAGGGTCCAAGTAGTATTTTGTGAGAGAGAGGATCTGAACACGTCTTTCTATTGGGTATTTGAGATTCTATAGTTAAAGAGGGCTTGTGACCTCTGTTTGTCCAACGTGTTCATTTTCTGTCCTCTTAGCCGCTGAAAAATGCTGTGGAGAATGTGGACTCGTTTTAGGGACGGAGATTCTTTAGCTGCCCCTTTGGAATTTTCTTGTTTTTAAACCAACAGAGTTTTGATCTAAGCTCCAATTGTCAAAAAATAAACAACCTTCAACGCTGTCTTTATCGCATGAGTAATAAATAGGTTTAACAAATATTTTGCCATCCAACTTGGTAACTAAATTCCTTTCGGACACATAATGTTTAGAGAAATATTTATTTTTGGCCTTTCCCAAAAGTAATAACcaacaatatatatattttttgtatatatgtgtattatattaaaaaaatggaatacatattttatatactttttgacTACATTAGTTACATCTAACCGGCCAGTTTGTATTTTGCCCGAATGTTTACACAACAAATCTTCCCCAATCTATCTTCTACCCACCTCTTACAACTTGTTATGACACGCATCAATAATATCGTGACACATGTcataaacttaaaaaaaaatcacaattCAAGCGAAATTTATTAGCCAAATTTTGTTAAATATTTGATGAAGAGCAACCGGGCTTATTTTCGACAAACTTAGATGACCAAAACTGTTCAGGAGTAAGTTTGAGGAATCAAAATTGTGATCAACATTTTTCTAGTATTTCAGAAGACTTGGGCCTTCTTTTGAGCTCCATATGTGATTTCCTGATTACGGCCTTAACATTATGACATTTATATATGATGTCCTTAATCATAACAGGTAAAAGCCAACATagaacaaaagaaaaagtaaGATACTCATTAGTAATAGAAAATAACTACAGAATTAGACGAAGCAAAATTACATTATCTTTTATTGTTCGTCCCTTCCTCTTTTTCTAATGGTCTCGAGCGCTTTCCACTGTCAATGATGACGAAATGTTCATTGAATACCTCATTTAAGTGTGAGTAATAGTTTTACAATCATAAGCTGAAGATTTATCTGCATTTATCGTCACTAACTTGGTTTGCAGCAGAAATTCGTTCAAACATGAAAAAAAGACCTATAAATTCATGATATTCTCGTAGCTAAAAATAAGGAAATTTTATCTGAATCAAATGGCTTAtgaatgaagaaaaagaaagagaaatgagATAAATAGGATTAGAAGAAATTCAATGATGCAACAAAAGTCAAATAATTTATAAGCATTCAAACATTGCGATTACTTTTTTATTTAGTTCGTATGAGATTAATTTAGAGGAGTAGCACCTCACATTCATTTTCTAATACTTTTAATGGTTTCATAGACAGACCCTTTTGTTGACGTAGATTTTCAACTCAAAGTCAAAACTACAACAACACAAAATGAATCTCGAAAGCTATTGGTAGTGGCCAATTGGATGTTGTAGTGGTTGAGAGTGCTTGACTCTTTTCTTGCTCGTGAACGTGGCTCTTACATACGCTAAAAATTAAAAGACGTTATTTAGCTATACTTTTCACCCACACCAAAAATGAGTTTTGTCTTGAGATATCACTCGTCAGTTTGTTAGAAATATCTTGAGCTATCACAATTTTCATAATAGAATATTGTTGGTATGCAAACAAAGTTTCACATCGGTATCggtaaataaaaaaattaagagTTTATATATTGGTGTAAAGATCTCTTAATGGAGTGAGACTTTTTAGAAAGAATCGTAGGGATTTTTCCCGAAACGGCATCATCGTTAGATGCCATGGCTatcaaagagagagagagagatgagtttagaagaagagagagtttgaaggAAGAGGAGAACAAATCGAGAgaaatggaaatgaaatatgttaaGTTTCTATTCAATGTgcattgtatataaactgcaatTAATTAACTTCTAACCACCTAACTTTTAACTAACTAACCTTACACTTAACTAACTAACTATACACTCTACATTTAAATCTATGAACTAACTATGGTTAATTAACAGCTTGTAATCATTTTAGTCAACACTTTCCCTCAAGCTGATACGCTAAACAAATTCTCAACTCCAAGCTAGTTAaacaaatgatcatgttgtgtCTTACTTAGAATTTTAGTAAATAAGTGTGCCAGCTGATCTTATGTATGTGTATATTCAGTATGTAACAGTCCTTGGCTGATTTTTTCTCTACCAAAGTGGCAGTCTATGTCGATGTGCTTTGTCCTTTCAAGGAATATAGAATTAACTGATGTATGTATTGCAGCTTTGCTATATGATATCATCTTTATTGGCATCTGAATGTTCACTCCAAGTTTGTTAAACAGGCCTACCAGCCATGTGATTTCTGCTGCACAAGCAGCCATGCTTCTAAAATCAGATTCTGCTGAACTTCTTGAGACAGTATCCTGTTTCTTGGACTTCTAGGATACCAAAGACTTTCCCAAACTTAAATAGGTAGTCAGTGACTGGTCTTCTTGTTTCTACAAAGGCTCCCCAATCAGAGTCACAGTAGCTAGTGAGTTGTTTAGTGTCTCATGTAGGCATAATCAATCCTAGACCAGGAGCTTCTTTGATATATCTCACTACACTTAAAGTTGTTTCCATATGAGATACTTTAGGGCAATGCATATATTGACTTAATACCTGCACTACAAAAGCAATGTCAGGTATGGTTATAGTTAGATACAATAATCTCCCCACAAATCTTTGATAGCTACTGGGATCTTTAACCTGCTTTATCCCCACTTGATTCCTTATATTTGTTACGCTCATCATATTTTATTGATGTGAGTTTCTGGTTTAGTTCTAGTGGAGTCCCGACTGGTTTAGCACCTCCTAAACCTGCCTCAGCAACTAGCTCAAGGGCATATTTCCTTTGACACATAAAATGTGTTTATTTGATCTTGCAAATTCAATACCAAGAAAGAACTTTAACTCCCCTATATCTTTCATCTTGAACCTCCGCTGTAGTTTGCACCTAGTGTCATTAATCAGACTTGGATTATTTTCAATGACCAATAGGTCATCCACATACACCAGAACTATCACCACATCACCTGCAACCTTCTTGGTAAATAGGGAATAGTCatagtgactttgttcaaatTCCATTAACATCGGAGCTTCAGTAAGCTTCAAATTCCATTGCTTAGGAGCCCGTTTAGGATCATATAGAGATTCGCGTACTTTCTTGACCTTTTGACTCTGTTCCTGTCTAGCAAACCCTTCAGGAATTACCATAAAAACTTCCTCTAGGAGATCACCATTGAGGAAGGTATTATGCACATCCATCTGATAAATGAGCCACTGCTTTAAAGATTCAAGAGCAATAATAGATCGAACTGTCACCATCTTAGCTACAAGTGAAAAAGTTTTACCGTAGTCTAAGCCTTCATTTTGGCTATAGCCTTTGGCTACCAACCTGGCCTTAAATCTCTTTATCTCCCCGAAGCTTTATGCTTGATCTTAAAAATCTATCTGCAACCAATAAGCTTCTTCCTAGGAGACAAATCCATAATACTCCAGGTGTGATTGTCTTCTAACGTTGCTATATCAAGCTTCAAGGCATCCACCCATTTAGAATCATTGGATGCCTCTAAGAATGATTGAGGTTCATTACATGCAGAGTAAGCTAAAAGAATATGACAGTATAAATGAGTGATATGTGAGTATATCACATGAGCTAAGATAGGATAAGCACATTTGGATACTTTGGATTGGATTACATAGTCCTATAGCCACAGAGGGGGCCTACTGGTTCTAGAGATTTTTTGAGTTCTTGTGTACTCAGAGTATCAATCATAGGAGCTTCACTTGCAGGTAAAACTTCAGTTGTGTTTGAATGATGGAACTGATTAGGATCATAATCATCTTCGAGGCTGCTGGAGAAGGTTTTGAGACATTGTGGGGATTTGTGGTAGGGGAAAATGAGTTGTTAAGAGCAGAAAGAACAAACTCCAACACAAGAAATAAAGGATTGCTGACTTGTTTAATGTGCTTAAAAGGATAGATTTCCTCTTGAAATGTAACATTTCTATTGACTAGGAATGCTTTTGAGTAAATATCATACAAGATATAACCCTTCTGAGTAGATGAGTACCGCATAAGAACTGTTGGTATAGCTCTAGGTGAAAACTTGTCATGCACTTGGGGACTGGATGCATAGCACAGGCACCCAAAGACTCTTAAGTGTTGTTGTGGAGGAATATGCAAATAAAGCATTTCAAAAGGAGTCTTGTCCCAATCACCTTAGAAGGAAGTCGATTGATGAGGTATAAAGTTGTAGTTACACACTCACCCTAGAATCTTAGAGGGATTGAAGCTGGAAATCTGAAAGTCCTGGTCATTTCTAGGATTGTTCTGTGCTTCCTTTCCATAACTCCATTATGTTGTGGAGTATATCCACACAAACTCTGATGTATGATCCCAAGAGTGGCTAGCAAATATGTAAACTCATTGTTGAAGAACTCACTTACATTATCAGTTCTCAAGTACTTTATACCAGTAGCGAACAAATATTTTGCTTTTACTAAGAAGTTTTCCAATAGTATTACAGCTTCAGACTTAGAGTTAATAAGAAATATCCAAGTATATCTAGAGTAGTCATCTACTAGAGTGACAAAAAATCTCTCCACATCATAGGTTGGCACCCTGTTGGGTCCCCAGATATCACAATGTACTAATTCAAAAACAGACTTAGTAGTTGAATTACTCAGGTGAAAAGATAGTTTGTATTGCTTTGCCAAGGAGCACACAGTATATTGTTCATGAGTACATGTTTTCACATCACTGATTACATTGAGCTTTTTTTATTATATCTACAGGGGAATGGCCCAACCTTTTATTCCACAGATTACTAGTGGAGCAAGTACTAGAATTAACAGTAGTACTAGAGCTAGAACTAGACTCAGAATCAGAAGATACACCAATTGAATTGAGACACTTTTCAACATACTTTGTGGAGGAGTTATGAAATGCTTCTCCTTGTAGAATGTATAGTCCAGGATTCTCCCCACCAATACCCTTCACCTGACCACTACAGAGATcgtgaaaaatacaaaagaagGCAACAAAGCACTTATAAAGCCCGAGAAATTTTTTTCTAACAAAATTAAGCCTAATTCGATCTTAAGATAATAATTTGTAAGGCCTCAAAGTACGTGCAGGCCCACACGAGGGTATCGAGATCATTAAAATACTTGTACATGAATATTATGAGGGTTGAAGGTCACTAAGTTGCATGAATAAAGGCATAGCTTGGAATGATGGAGAAAAAAGGGAAGAAGGAAACCTTGCAAGCCTGCGTAGCCTTCTTGCGTGGCCTACGCAAGCTGCGTAGGCAAAATCAGCATGGAAGGGGAGGGCTTAATCTGCGTAGGACTACACAATCCTGCGTAGCCAATCTATGTAAGCTACGCGACACATTTTCTATAAAATATGGGAGATTGGGGGAGAGGGAAAAAGATAACATTTATGGCTAAGTCTTGGATTCTAAAGAGAAGGTGGAACATTCTTGACACAAATATACATCAAAGGTGAGTTTTATGTTATTCTTATAATGGATTAACACTAGTTAATAGTAGTATTAACATTTACATGGATTGAAATTCATAGGGATTCATCTAATCTTCAAGAATCATTCAAAAGGGTTCAAGTTAGGGTTTGAGCTACAAGAGGTAAATTCTCTACCCTACACTTAAATACAACTATGAAAAGCATTTGGAATGTATTGTGAATTAGAAAGTACCAATTGGTTGAAGAATTATGTTAGTCCTTGAAATGGGTATTGTGAATTAGGGTTCTTAAATGGGGGAAAAGATGAATAAtaaatttctgaatatttttaGGATGGTTGATGATTATATTGCTTCAATAGCTTAATAATGATTAATTATTGAATCTTATAACCTAGATTGGGGCTTAAAGGCCAATGATGGAATTAATTAAGGATAAAAGGGATATGTTTGGGTGAATTGGGTTTTTCAAAAACTTATAGTCAACTTGTTAATCTTAAATGGTATCGACATATATATTTGGATAATTTTTTATGTCTTGGAAGGTGTACTGTAGATAATGGCTTGTTGGCGATGTTTGAGAGTTCTAAATGATTGGAGCGTCATACTATTATTTGAAGCTTGGACTTCCGTACTTGTGGGGACAAGCGGGAAAGGATGTCACCATttattttgagttgtgttgtatAAAGAAGGTCTtgttattttataattaaaaactctattttttttaaagatttgatGTTAAATGATGCTTGAGAAAAcgttataatttttatttaaacCTATGTGTTGGAAAGAATATAAAATACTTGAGTGCTAAAGATGTATTTTATGAAAAGTATTTCTTTTGAAACTTGATTAATGGATAACACTCGTCATATCATTTAATGATGGATGTTAAAATGCTAAAGGCTTTAACATGAAGAATATCATGCAGTTGATTGTTTTTATTCAAATGGTTTAGTTTGTCCATGAGCTATGATTTGATAAAAATTGATCTTTTAAGGCTACTATGCTATGAATCTATTTTAGAGATATCAAATGTTTTGGGAGTTACTAGTGGAGACCATCGAGATTGGTTCAAATGTTGAGTTCATTACCATGGAACTACGCGTGTTAGTGTAGGGAAACATTCCAAGGCTAAGCCGAGGTTTGTGGGATAAAGTCCCCC
This sequence is a window from Nicotiana sylvestris chromosome 3, ASM39365v2, whole genome shotgun sequence. Protein-coding genes within it:
- the LOC104222404 gene encoding DNA polymerase alpha-associated DNA helicase A, with the protein product MQVKLLKMESLCNSCGSISTLAPSCLTLRFYKKRSNLSSFFGSVTLSNPKNRIFLDSSISFPNYNIQASSSSGTKSLSPRRRKPKNVKTSDIPSVTTKGSLGKKTEKNQECSQEERDSGPVNVRALNENGDPMGRKDLGKCVVRWISQGMKAMATDFATAEMQGEFTEVKQRMEPGLTFVIQAQPYLNAIPMPLGLEAICLKACTHYPTLFDNFQRELRDVLQNLQRKSLVQDWRDTESWKLLKDLAISAQHKAIARKTSQPKFVPGVMGMDLEKAKAMQSRIDDFTNRMSDLLRIERDSELEFTQEELNAVPAPVLNSEEQKPFEFLVSHAQPEQELCDTICNLTAVSTSIGLGGMHLVLFKLEGNHRLPPTNLSPGDMVCVRTCDSRGAGATSCMQGFVHNLGEDGRSISLALESLHGDSTFSKLFGKNVRIDRIQGLADALTYERNCEALMMLQKKGFQKKNPSVAVVATLFGDKEDLAWLEENGMADWSEVELPDSTDRKSFDTSQRKAIALGLNKNRPIMIIQGPPGTGKTGMLKELISLAVKQGERVLVTAPTNAAVDNMVEKLSDIGLNIVRVGNPARISPAVASKSLTEIVNTELADFRAEIERKKSDLRRDLRYCLKDDSLAAGIRQLLKQLGKSIKREEKETVKEILSSAQVVLATNIGAADPLIRRLDTFDLVIIDEAGQAIEPSCWIPILLGKRCILAGDQFQLAPVILSRKALEGGLGVSLLERAASLHDGMLSTKLTTQYRMNNAIASWASKEMYDGSLISSPTVASHLLVDSPFVKPTWVTQCPLLLLDTRMPYGSLSVGCEEHLDPAGTGSFFNEGEADIVVQHVFSLIYSGVPPAAIAVQSPYVAQVQLLRDKIDELPMATGVEVATIDSFQGREADAVIISMVRSNNLGAVGFLGDSRRMNVAITRARKHVAVVCDSSTICHNTYLARLLRHIRYFGKVKHVEPGSFWEFGLGMDPMLPTAS